The genomic window TCAAATATACTAACGAGGCTGACAGGACTCCAGGCATCACGAGCGGCTACGAGCAACAATCAGGCAAAGCCGCACGCCCCCTCCAAACACAAACAATCCTGCCAAACACCAGCAAACACAGATCGACCCAGGAGCCGGGGAGTCGACGGCGCGGTGTTTGGACTGTAAACGCAGCCAGTCTCTCGACACTCACTCTTTTACAGATGTTTTGGAAGGTAAGAGAGTTGGAGCAAGCATATATCCCcttgactgacagacagacaggagaaGAGATACAAGCATGGCAAGGAGATACAGGGAGTCTTCGGGGGAAGCGTGGcttgcttacacacacacacacacactcgcacacacgcgcacacacacacaatcacataatcacacacaaacacacacggcgttggagcagacagacagacaaagatagAGACATGTTGAAGGCTCAGAaggtttcccaccagactagtgcccgaactgagggTCATGAgcaatgaggagagactacgggaattaaacctcacgtcgttggatgacagaagagttatgggggacatgatcaccacatactagATTCTCAGAAGACTTAATAGGTTAGACAAAGACAGTTATTTAACAcaatgggcacacgcactaggggacacaggtgaaaactgagtgcccaaatgagccataaagacactgacactaaaaaaattatttttagaatagttaataaatggaatacattagaaagtgatgtggtggaggcagactccatacacagtctttagtttaaatatgatagagcaagtagcctcaggaacctgtacacctgttgattgacggccgagaggcgagaccaaagagccgaagctcaacccatgCATGCACAACTAGatgggtacaactaggtgagaatatatatatatacacacacacacacatacacagttaaACATCTAACTTACTGATCAGCATTTCTGATATTATCACCCTTCAGGATACTGGCAAAAATATACTGGTGGAATaactaaagagagagagagagagagagagagagagagagagagagagagagagaaagagagagagagagagagagagagagagagagagagagagagagagagagagagagagagagagagaaagagagagagagagagagagagagagagagagagagagagagagagagagagagagagagagagagagagagagagagagagagagagagagagagaaagaaagagagagagagagacgacgtAAGCTTAACGAACCCGAAATAGTTGTATGTGATAAATATTGAACAAGAGAAGAAAGCTTCGATGGACTGCAATTTGCTTGACGGCCAGAAGCAAAGTCAAGCTGACTAACTAACACAGTACTAGCTAAACAAGTGCAGACCAGGAATACATCCTACTCTGCACTATCCAATATATCGGGTGATATATCCTAACAAACATATCTaagtaaagtcacacacatacactaaaaGGTATATactcaaaagactaaataaacatACTCCACCCCGAAATAACAATTACTCTGCTAGGAAAAACACCTGACTAAACTTATactaaattttgtaactagctcatcaagattgtaacttgcttagctaaatgaattgtggggttcagtccctgagcccattatgtgcctctgtaaccctttccactaccccccccaagatgggtatggggtgcataataaatgaactaaactaactcaccCCCGCACAAACGTGTAAAATAATAGATAAACCCCACAATGGAAGAGGAGACAGAGAACAAACAAACAGGCAGAAAGaagacataagggtcataataagaCAAGACAAACGTGGGGCACAAACACATaaactgactcactcactcacaaacaTACACAAATATTAACGCATGGctgaaacaaacaaacacacactataTCTTCATACAAGGAGaaagacaaaatatatatatcaaataaaaataaagacccAGGGCAAGAGGAAGTacctctcagagagagagagagagagagagagagagagagagagagagagagagagagagagagagagagagagagagagagagagagagagagagagagagagagagacagacagacagacagacagacagacagacagacagaggggaaagagagagagagagagagagagagagagagagagagagagagagagagagagagagagagagagagagagagagagagagagagacagagacagagacagagacagacgaaGTTAACACGAGAGAAAATTGAAAGGCTGAGGAagattgatggggggggggtgaagtgcGTGACAGCAGGAGTGCGGCCAAACAGCGAGAGGAACAGCCAGGGTGagtgatggatggatggatagatggatagatggatgaggAGAGGAAAGCTCTGGATGGAGGGAAGACATGGGTGGAGGGTGGATATAGGTGGAGGGGTGGATAGAGGTGGAACTAGGACACCCACGGTGCTAGGACACCCACGGTGCTAGCACACCCACGGTGCTAGCACACCCACGGTGCTAGGACACCCACAGTGCTAGGACACCCACAGAGCTAGGACACCCACGGTGCTAGCACACCCACCGTGCTAGGACACCCACGGTGCTAGCACACCCACGGTGCTAGCACACCCACGGTGCTAGCACACCCACGGTGCTAGGACACCCACGGTGCTAGGACACCCACGGTGCTAGCACACCCACGGTGCTAGGACACCCACGGTGCTAGGACACCCACGGTGCTAGGACACCCACGGTGCTAGGACACCCACGGTGCTAGGACACCCACGGTGCTAGCACACCCACGGTGCTAGGACACCCACGGTGCTAGGACACCCACGGTGCTAGGACACCCACAGAGCTAGCACACCCACGGTGCTAGCACACCCACGGTGCTAGGACACCCACGGTGCTAGGACACCCACGGTGCTAGCACACCCACAGAGCTAGGACGCCCACGGTGCTAGGACGCCCACGGTGCTAGGACACCCACGGTGCTAGGACACCCACGGTGCTAGGACACCCACGGTGCTAGGACACCCACGGTGCTAGGACACCCACGGTGCTAGGACACCCACGGTGCTAGGACACCCACGGTGCTAGGACACCCACGGTGCTAGGACACCCACGGTGCTAGCACACCCATGGTGCTAGGACATCCACGGTGCTAGCACACCCACGGTGCTAAGACACCCACGGTGCTAGGACACCCACGGTGCTAGGACATCCACGGTGCTAGCACACCCACGGTGCTAAGACACCCACGGTGCTAGGACACCCACGGTGCTAGGACACCCACGGTGCTAGCACACCCATGGTGCTAGGACATCCACGGTGCTAGCACACCCACGGTGCTAAGACACCCACGGTGCTAGGACACCCACGGTGCTAGCACATGGTGTTGCCAACACCTAAAATAACAACACCACATGGGCGCAGCCTGCGCTAACTCACGTAAGGTTTATGCCATACTGAAACGTGGAGATGCCTGACCGTAGACTACGACGAAcaactaaaaaaaaaacagaacaaaAACACTGCATATGCCCTGCACCTAATTAACTTCCCTGCTTTTTGTTTTAAACAAACTAGAATACAGCATTAAACCACGAGGGtacttcttggtgccccaagatgcacatgaCTCTTCAACATGAGGGAAAGAACTGAAGCTTCGAACCATAGAATCATACAAGTCAACACGACTCTTTCCCGGAAAAGTCGAAGAGACCTTACTTCTCCTGCATTTATTATAGACAAATTATTCTGTGCTAACATGTAGTAGGCTCGTCTAATATGCCATGCAAGAGATATCGGGCTGAGTTCGAGCCCTGGACAGATCCTCATATGAAGATCTTGTTGTATACAGATTGCGAACCTCATTTAAGGAAAATTTCCACGGTAAAGGTTGAGAAGGAAAAGCTCTAAACCTGATTTATTCTTTCTTCTTCATAAATATCGGCaccacattagcaaccctccatgaTTCCAGTACTCTGAATGACACTAATGATTTTTTAATTATGCAAGTCAAGGATTTGCTAATGTCAGCTTTACATTTAATTAAGACCATAAAGCTTAGAGTTTcccatttgtttaataacatcctctctGGTAATCACTAAATTAGTCAAACTAGTCCTCCTCACCACCTGCACAGAGTTGATAACTGCAGGCATATTATCAAGTTCCTTTCTGGTAAAGATACAGTGATGAAAGTTATTAATACGTTGCATTTACACCGGATTGGTCGAATCCGTAAACAAAATCGACGCGTTAGGTGAGAGGAGGAGTATATAAGCGCCCGGCCAGTGGGGGTCACGCCACATAGCACCGCTTCTGTGCcacgtaagttcactacgggcttactatagcccgtgctacatgccccgctcctgtgccaggtaagtccactacgggctcaccatatcccgtgctacttgcccagctcctgtgccacgtaagttcactacgggctcaccatagcccatgctactagcccagctcctgtgccagttaagtccactacgggctcactatagcccgtgctacttgcccagctcctgtgccaggtaagtccactacgggctcactatagcccgtgctacttgcccagctcctgtgccaggtaagtccactacgggctcaccacagcccgtgctacttgcccagctcctgtgccaggtaagtccactacgggcttaccacagcccgtgctacttgcccagctcctgtgccaggtaagtccactacgggcttaccacagcccgtgctacttgcccagctcctgtgccaggtaagtccactacgggcttaccacagcccgtgctacttgccccgctcctgtgccaggtaagtacactacgggctcaccacagcccgtgctacttggaacgtgctccgagtggctgaatctataacaacatgggGGTCACTGGCGTGAGACGCAAAAGACAGTGGCCTGTGTTCTCGTCTGTCTCCCACAGTTGAGACACGCTAATAACCCCGACGCCACACAAGTTCCAACTCCCTCCTTATACAGCCTTACCGTCCACTGAGCTGTCAGTCTGCTGTCATCGTCGCGAGAGCCCCGTGGCTTGACGTCTAGGGACTTACTTGTCTCTCGCTCTGTTCTTAATAATCCTAATAGGAATTTAAGAGAGTAGGATATTTATTTAAGTGGCCGGGCTGAGATGTAAATGCACATCCTCCTGGTTGTGTTATCCTCCCTTCTTCCCGCCTGTGAGCTAGAAATATGATGATATCAAATGGGTCTCTGCCTTCACGCCCTCACAAAAGCCTCTCAGTTTGAAGCTGCGCGCATTTTATACCTCACTTGTTTCGGTCGTGTGTGCGGCGAGGTGGTCCGCAGCCCTTCGCTCACTCGGAGCCCAAACCAGGAATCTCCTGGTAAAATCGCGCCCCTCACCAGAGTTGAAATATTCTGGGATGAGTAGAGATTTACAGAGTGCGATGAATAATGAGATTGCCAGCCACATAGTGAGCGTGTCAGTCACTTGTCACCGCGGTGTGGAGGGGACGTCGGGGCTCAGAgcactcttccccctctctcccctctccaacacccgcccgcccacctatggtccctgcccgcccaccttcagtGTCCGCCCACCTACGttctcccagcctgcctgccttccctcGACCAGGCCGCCGTCAGCAGCCTGCAGTGTGCGTCCTGGCCGTCTCTCTCATCGGAATGAATAATGTAATCCCATAATATCGTGTAAAATGGCCGCCGGCGGAGTTTTCACAGCGTGCGTTCTTCCAAAggcttttgttgtgtgtggttggcGCCCGCGGCAGTGGGGGTGATGCACAAAAGCCCGTTGGCCGTCATTAGAAGGGATCGGTTAACCGAAGCTTTTTGTCGTCGCCAGACACAAAGACGCGCTGCTGCCAGCCAATTTTAGGCTTACACTTACACCCAGACAacgaacaaaaatattctctcgtAATATATTTCGCTAAAAATTCCGCATTTTGCATGGAAGAAATGGAGCGGGTTTGTCTTACAGGTCGAAGGCGACCAGGAATGGAACTGTTGTCAGTGGGGtgtagggaggagagggaggcgtcctgagggtgtagggaggtgggggaggcgtcctgagggtgtagggaggtgggggaggcgtcctgagggtgtagggaggtgggggaggcatcctgagggtgtagggaggtgggggaggcaggGTCGTGAGGGTGTAGGGAGATGGGGAGGAAGGGTGATGgtgaaaaatatatgaaaatattacTTCTTATTTACTCTGATGATACAAACCTGAaatgttaaacacacacacacacgctgggtgggtggtggctgagtggacagcgctctagactcgtggacctagggactggggttcgatcccccggcaccgccggaaaaacaaatggggagtttccttcaccctaatttacctgttacctagcagtaaataggtacttggaagtaagacagctgctacgggctgcttcctgggtgtgtgtatggtggggggggggggaataaaaaaatagtagttagtatcagttggttgacagttgagaggcgggccgaaagagcagagctcaacccccgcaagcacaactaggtgaatacatacacacacacacacacacacacacacacacacacacacacacacatacacacacacctagcgaggtgcctcaaggatcggtgctgggacccattctattcctcatttatgtaaatgacttgactgcaggagtcGGGTTttttatgtcgatgtttgcagatgatgcaaaactaatgaggagggttGAGCAAGATGAGGATTGTTagattctccaggatgacttgaacaggttgcagagatggtcagagatgtggctgctagagttcaacactaacaagtgcaaggtgatggaaatggagGCAGGAGACCGAAAGGCCAATATACGATGAAAGGAAACTACCTacaggttgtagaggctaactccattcataactttaaaagcaggtatgatagagaaataggccaggagtcattgcattagacaaccaacggctggAAAAGTGGGgttcaagagctagagctcaatcctgcaggcacaaataggtgagcacacacacacacacacacacacacacacacacacacacacctacagcttCATACTTCAACAGAAGGGAGCtaggttacctagcagtaaaataggtacctgggtgttagtcagctgtcacgggctgcttcctgggggtggaggcctggtcgaggaccgggccgcggggacactaaaaagccccgaaatcatctcaagataacctcaagataggtgtaGAGGTCCCTAAACAGCAGCAGAAGGAAACTACTCAGCAGGTAACCAGTTGTctacttcctcctgctgctgctgctgcagctgctctgCAACAGCAGTAGGAAGTCGTTGCTGCTGCTCCCTCCCGTGGTACTGACACCCAGTCTGTCTAGCCGCCCTCATCACACATCCTAACCCCCATTTATGGGTACCACATGACCTGCTAGGTTATTGTGGTGGGCGGGGGTGGTAGCACTCGATGGTGAGTACTGAGTGATGGCAGTCAGTGGGTAGGTGGTAAAGGTGGAGGGATGGCTAAGGGAGAAGATTCAGCACTAGGTGGTGGGTAATCTCGGAGCTAGACGGTTGAGTGCGCGGCAGTGTACGGGGGATAGTGGTGATGGCAGTgggtgatagtgaagatgagTCAGATGAGTCATGGGGCACTGGAAGCTTACTCTAACAGCGGCGTCTACGACTCATTTGCGTTTCCTCATCCACCTTGTCCTCTCCATTCAATATCTTGTATGCTGTGATCACGTCCTCCTCTGTTACTCGTCTCCTGTATAGCTGTAGGATCAAGTTCCCTTAAAACCTATCCAATCTTATGCTACACGTACGAAAATGAGCACAGATATTTCATTAAGTAACTATGTTAATTTCTTCCGGAATATATTGTGAATGTATGTAGATCTATCAACCTTCCATAACACAGCTACCGTTGACAGGGTGAATATCGTACCTGTCCACGTTGATACAGACTCGCAAGAGACGTAGAGGTCTTTAAATAAGTCTTTAAATAACTAAGTTCTATCCTCATCTTGGTGCTTCTCAACACGCTTGTCAGGACTTCGTGGTCCCAACACCAAGCCCCTCATAAAACTATCAAGAAACCCGTGTAAATCCTCAACGAGCCGGTTCGTGAAGCCTCGACCGATCCGCCATaaaagtgatggtggtgtgttgagtGAGGTGGTGGCGGCGTCCCCACGACCCGCTCAGCGGGGCGCTGACGGCACCTCCCTGATAGTGTCaatgtctgcctgtctctctaaCCCCAGGGGGCGCTCAGGCGGGCAGGGGCGAGGTGGAGAGGCAGAGAGTGGAGGACTTTGgaggacgagggaggagagagagagaggagagagagagagagagagagagagagagagagagagagagagagagagagagagagagagagagagagagagagagagagagagagagagagagagagacagagagagagagaacttagaaagaagaagggagagagagagagagagagagagagagagagagagagagagagagagagagagagagagagaatgttggGGGGAAAAGTGAAAAGGGATGGGAGAAAAAGAGGAGCAGGAATTAGGGAAAAAGAAATACAGAAATTAGGGAAAAAAAAGAAATATAGGTGTAGTaggactcacaccccagaagtgactcgtacccatactccgaggagcaacgcaactggtcctgtagttaccagttgcgttgctcctgggagtatgggttcgagtcacttctagggtgtgagttttcagtcatatatatatatatatatatatatatatatatatatatatatatatatatatatatatatattatacagctGTCTCTCATGCCAAGGGGGGTTCAGATCACTTATATAATACTACACAGAGTGTAGAGAGCAATTGAGCACTCAGCcacattagatgattgaaaagtcACTGTAAAAGCAACAAAATGAGTCTGACAACAGGGGTAGAAAAGCCAAAGATATATGAAAATATCCGCAATAAGTCAAAGCGGATGGATGGTGAGGCAGATAAGATGTACGTCACCTCAACAATTCACCGCAACGCATCACCCGACATCTTAAGTATCCAAGAGTGGCGTCAATTCGACGTTCAATGTTATCAACGTTGAAAATAACTTTGCTCCTGGATATcttgccccactgggcagctgggGTCTTATCTTAGCTACCGTGCCGTCGGTCAACGGGACGACGCATTCTACGTCGTCGGGGAGTAGACTAATGTTCTCAGTCTCTGTCGTTTAGTGGGAAATATATTTAGTTTCTTGTACACCAACCCTTGGGGAGGAATAAAGTGGTTTTGTTCATAAAATGTGACATATAACTTGCCTCTGAATCATTGTTATCGTAAGCGCATAGCGTTGGGTCAGGGAAGACCAGAGCATGTGTAGTGGGTCGAGCTGGTAGGGCTTTAGGATAGCTTACCATGCCTCTGTGGtacaggcttgtgtgtgtgtgtgtgtgtgtgtgtgtgtgtgtactcacctatttatactcacctatttgtactcacctatttgtgcttgcaggatcgagcttggctcttggattccgcctttccagccatcggtgttttacagcaatgactcctgtcccatttccctatcatacctaattttaaaattatgaatagaatttgcttccacaacctgttccccaagtgcattccatttttccagctgtgtgtgtgtgtgtgtgtgtgtgtgtgtgtgtgtgtgtgtgtgtatgtgtgtgtgtgtgtgtgtgtgtgtgtgtcttgttcgTGTTTGTGTTAGGGTCGAGCTTCTGCTCTTAAGCCCTGCCTTTGGACCACGTCACCACAAAACATCTCTGTCACTCATTTAGTTCTCCACTTTCAATTTATTTTCTGATTTATCTTCTTTATTAGAcgattgcctttagaaacttgttcgTTCGTGTCATGTCTACTTCTGTTTCACATAACTCAATCCCCTAAGTTAAGGAACGAGTTTTAATGCACGAAATCAAAAGGAGCCattaagaggattcgaacctgtacaCTGGTTACTCCCTTAGGTCACTTCACCACGTCATGGTTAAAGCAATGCAACCTTGCTACATTTGTTGGCTTTATTTAGTATTATTTAAGGTGCGGTTCCAAGCTTCGACAGCGTACTCAACAGTGGGTTCCACACGATTGATCTTGGTTGAGCTAGCGACGAAAGTTTTCTTGTAACTGTCAAGTTCGGCTCTCAGTGCATTGTAACTCTGTGTTCTAATCCTCCTCATTAGTTCAGGATTGTGTTTCTAATTGTGTTTGTATCTTCAAAAAACCACCAGCCAGTGACACCCCACCGGCCAGGACAGAAATCCCGCTGGCCAGGACAGAAATCCCGCTGACCAGGACAGAAACCCCGCTGACCAGGACAGAAATCCCGCTGACCAGGACAGAAACCCCGCTGACCAGGACAGAAATCCCGCTGACCAGGACAGAAACCCCGCTGACCAGGACAGAAATCCCGCTGGCCAGGACAGAAATCCCGCTGGCCAGGACAGAAATCCCGCTGACCAGGACAGAAACCCCGCTGGCCAGGACAGAAATCCCGCTGGCCAGGACAGAAATCCCGCTGACCAGGACAGAAATCCCGCTGACCAGGACAGAAATCCCGCTGACCAGGACAGAAACCCCGCTGACCAGGACAGAAACCCCGCTGACCAGGACAGAAACCCCGCTGGCCAGGACAGAAATCCCGCTGACCAGGACAGAAATCCCGCTGACCAGGACAGAAATCCCGCTGACCAGGACAGAAACCCCGCTGACCAGGACAGAAACCCCGCTGACCAGGACAGAAACCCCGCTGGCCAGGACAGAAATCCCGCTGACCAGGACAGAAATCCCGCTGACCAGGACAGAAACCCCGCTGACCAGGACAGAAATCCCGCTGACCAGGACAGAAATCCCGCTGACCAGGACAGAAACCCCGCTGACCAGGACAGAAACCCCGCTGACCAGGACAGAAACCCCGCTGACCAGGACAGAAATCCCGCTAACCAGGACAGAAACCCCGCTGACCAGGACAGAAAGCAGGGGTCAGTGACGCAGGCAACACCACCAAACGACCAGCTGACACTTCAGCACAACAAAACAATTTCGGGCAAGTGTTTCTTGACTCTACCCACCAAGATCATATAGCATCCACTTTGTCTCTACTAAAGAAGGAGAGCACGGAAGccacacagcaacactgacatCAGAGCACATCACCGCCATCCTTCGCTTCCCGGAAGATAGCCAAATCGATGTTTAAGAAAGTCACTATCCCCCCCAGGCGGTAAGAATAATTTCTAGAAACAGCGAGGATACCACTCACCGAGATGGCAGCTACGAGGAAGATCAACCTAATGAGACTGACAAATTAAAGTCAAATTAGTCTCCAGCCTACCAAGGAGGATTCTCTAAGGTCCTTAAGGAAAGCAATTCAACACCTAAAGCCAATAAAACCAAATATTCCAAGTGGTACGAAGAATTCAAGCCATTACGGTCGACCTACTCCCTTCACATAACCCTTTCATCCCCACTATCCCGTCCCTTCCTTAACCCCTTACTATCCTTACTATACAGTACAACACTAACTATCCTCCCCAGAGCCATTGCGCTCCCAAACAGTTGAGCCAGGCGAGCGCGGGGGCCAAGCTAGTGTGATCCTTCACTAAGCCTTGCAGGCCGTCAGTGGCTTAGTAGGATGCATGATAAACAAATTAATTCGAAAAGGAGGGTGTCGCCCCGGCGCTAACGCAGATCTGTTCAAGCCCAGCTAGTCGCCTCGAGCAAGACTTGTGCAGCGCCAACTACGTGGGaacttgttggtggtgctggctgggaTCTGGTTGATAGCCGGAGGCTGTTGGTGGCGCTGGGTGGGATCTGGTTGATAGCCGGAGGCTGTTGGTGGCGCTGGGTGGGATCTGGTTGATAGCCGGAGGCTGTTGGTGGAGCTGGGTGGGATCTGGTTGATAGCCGGAGGCTGTTGGTGGAGCTGGATGGGATCTGGTTGATAGCCggagttgttggtggtgctggctggAATCTGGTTGATAGCCGGaggctgttggtggtgctgggtgggatCTGGTTGATAGCCGGaggctgttggtggtgctgggtgggatCTGGTTGATAGCCGGaggctgttggtggtgctgggtgggatCTGGTTGATAGCCGGAGGCTGTTGGTGGAGCTGGGTGGGATCTGGTTGATAGCCAGAGGCTGTTGGTGGAGCTGGGTGGGATCTGGTTGATAGCCGGAGGCTGTTGGTGAGCTTGGTGGGGTCTGGTTGATAGTCGGAGGCTGTTGGTGGAGCTGGGTGGGATCTGGTTGATAGTCGGAGGCTGTTGGTGGAGCTGGGTGGGATCTGGTTGATAGCCGGaggctgttggtggtgctgggtgggatCTGGTTGATAGTCGGAGGCTGTTGGTGGAGCTGGGTGGGATCTGGTTGATAGTCGGAGGCTGTTGGTGGAGCTGGGTGGGATCTGGTTGATAGCCGGAGGCTGTTGGTGGAGCTGGGTGGGATCTGGTTGATAGTCGGAGGCTGTTGGTGGAGCTGGGTGGGATCTGGTTGATAGCCGGAGGCTGTTGGTGGAGCTGGGTGGGATCTGGTTGATAGTCGGAGGCTGTTGGTGGAGCTGGGTGGGATCTGGTTGATAGCCGGaggctgttggtggtgctgggtgggatCTGGTTGATAGCCGGAGGTTGTTGGTGGAGCTGGGTGGGATCTGGTTGATAGCCGGAGGCTGTTGGTGGAGCTGGGTGGGATCTGGTTGATAGCCGGAGGCTGTTGCTCTTcctggtaggtgtggtggtgggagagaagCTGTTGTGGCTGTCGGTCGAGATTGTGGTGATGGGAAAGGCTGTAGTTGTTGCTGTTGACAAGAGTTGTAATGCAGGTAGTGGAGGCTAGAGTGCTGTTTTTGTTTCCCTGGGTTTATGCTGGGGGAGGAAGTGTTGATGTTTTGGGAGatttttttggttttgcttttatcaTTCTTTTGTTATGCTCTGTTTTTAATTATTTCGATAAACTGTTGTTGATGGATCTGTTGGTGGTAGGATAATTTGTGGAGAcaattgtgtgttgtgtggtgagtgtgagtgtgtggtgagtgtgagtgtgtggtgagtgtgagtgtgtggtgagtgtgagtgtgtggtgagtgtgagtgtgtggtgagtgtgagtgtggggtgAGTGTGAGTTAGTGGTGAGTACATATGTTCGTGACTCTTTACATTCCGGTGCAGCACACTTAAAAATGTGGTTTCAATATTGGTTGAATATACATTTCAATATCTATATCACTATTGCTAAGAGTAGTAGAGGTAACTATCATCTTCACTTCTAGACGGTATAGATGACT from Procambarus clarkii isolate CNS0578487 chromosome 94, FALCON_Pclarkii_2.0, whole genome shotgun sequence includes these protein-coding regions:
- the LOC123747243 gene encoding uncharacterized protein: MGVRERPRNNYSLSHHHNLDRQPQQLLSHHHTYQEEQQPPAINQIPPSSTNSLRLSTRSHPAPPTTSGYQPDPTQHHQQPPAINQIPPSSTNSLRLSTRSHPAPPTASGYQPDPTQLHQQPPTINQIPPSSTNSLRLSTRSHPAPPTASDYQPDPTQLHQQPPTINQIPPSTTNSLRLSTRSHPAPPTASDYQPDPTQLHQQPPTINQTPPSSPTASGYQPDPTQLHQQPLAINQIPPSSTNSLRLSTRSHPAPPTASGYQPDPTQHHQQPPAINQIPPSTTNSLRLSTRFQPAPPTTPAINQIPSSSTNSLRLSTRSHPAPPTASGYQPDPTQRHQQPPAINQIPPSATNSLRLSTRSQPAPPTSSHVVGAAQVLLEATSWA